The Lactuca sativa cultivar Salinas chromosome 2, Lsat_Salinas_v11, whole genome shotgun sequence genome includes a window with the following:
- the LOC128132350 gene encoding uncharacterized protein LOC128132350, with protein sequence MGDQNPPPNLQVQAMMDEMRRLMTNEFNQVHERMDRMEAQVQRTRSRASSQVSNGEEEDDGWEPERRPNRRRSRRNDNLSSIKMKVPSFKGKSDPDAYIEWETKMEFIFDCHEYSNRKKVKLAVVEFSDYALTWWDQLLITRRRNGERPIETWDEMKSVMRRRFVPSHYFRDLHNKLQSLKQGSKCVDDYFKEMEVMMVRANIEEDPEATMARFLNGLNLEIRDRVEMQHYVEIEDMVHMAVKIEKQLKRGGGSRNNTWKASTSKKIRKYTYFFF encoded by the coding sequence ATGGGTGATCAAAACCCCCCACCAAACCTTCAAGTTCAAGCTATGATGGATGAGATGCGACGTTTGATGACAAATGAATTTAACCAAGTACATGAAAGAATGGACCGAATGGAGGCACAAGTACAAAGAACTCGATCTCGAGCATCATCACAGGTTTCTAACGGGGAAGAGGAGGATGATGGTTGGGAACCTGAAAGGCGACCAAATAGAAGGAGGTCACGAAGAAATGACAATTTAAGTTCTATTAAAATGAAAGTTCCTTCTTTCAAAGGCAAATCAGACCCGGACGCGTACATTGAATGGGAGACAAAAATGGAGTTCATATTTGATTGTCATGAATATTCCAACCGTAAGAAGGTAAAACTAGCCGTAGTTGAGTTTTCTGATTATGCACTAACATGGTGGGATCAACTTCTAATCACTAGACGGAGAAATGGAGAAAGGCCTATTGAGACATGGGATGAAATGAAGAGTGTCATGCGAAGACGGTTTGTGCCAAGTCATTACTTTCGTGATCTCCACAATAAACTTCAAAGCTTAAAACAAGGCAGCAAGTGTGTTGATGATTACTTCAAAGAAATGGAGGTTATGATGGTTCGTGCCAATATTGAGGAGGATCCTGAGGCAACCATGGCCAGATTCTTAAATGGCTTAAATCTTGAAATTCGTGATCGCGTTGAGATGCAACATTATGTTGAAATTGAAGACATGGTCCATATGGCTGTTAAAattgaaaaacaattaaaaagaGGTGGCGGTTCTcgaaataacacttggaaggctagtacttcaaaaaaaatcagaaaatacacCTACTTCTTCTTCTAA